One genomic window of Micromonospora sp. WMMD1128 includes the following:
- a CDS encoding ribose-5-phosphate isomerase encodes MRVYLGSDHAGFELKVHLANHLAKQGYEVVDVGPRTFDPDDDYPAFCLHTGDRVVGDPGSLGVVIGGSGNGEQIAANKVAGVRAALAWNVDTAQLSREHNDANVIAIGARQHTLDEATALVEAFLTTAFSGNPRHSRRIAQVADYEKSRRLPELPA; translated from the coding sequence ATGCGCGTCTACCTGGGATCCGACCACGCCGGTTTCGAGCTGAAGGTGCACCTGGCCAATCACCTGGCCAAACAGGGCTACGAGGTGGTGGACGTGGGTCCGCGCACCTTCGACCCGGACGACGACTACCCGGCGTTCTGCCTGCACACCGGCGATCGGGTGGTCGGCGATCCGGGCAGCCTCGGCGTGGTGATCGGCGGTTCCGGCAACGGCGAGCAGATCGCCGCGAACAAGGTGGCCGGGGTCCGGGCGGCGCTGGCCTGGAACGTCGACACCGCGCAGCTCTCCCGGGAGCACAACGACGCCAACGTCATCGCGATCGGGGCGCGGCAGCACACGCTCGACGAGGCCACCGCCCTGGTCGAGGCGTTCCTGACCACCGCGTTCTCCGGCAACCCCCGGCACAGTCGGCGGATCGCCCAGGTGGCCGACTACGAGAAGAGCCGCCGGCTGCCCGAGTTGCCCGCCTGA